From the genome of Streptomyces sp. V1I1, one region includes:
- a CDS encoding sugar ABC transporter substrate-binding protein: protein MSASIPARRTFRRGLAAATAIVSLTVLTAACGDTGSSSTAADGKGKTFTIGLANADTTIPFLASMNSAFEAEAKRLGMKTVTLNGGLDNAKQAANVQTLVARKVDLILVCSSSPTAVIPAIKQANRAGIPVMALNAQLSPGADLVTYIGASDRQFGQGEGKLIVQALPKGGKIAITLGTLGSTPQVERLKGIKDVLKSHPNIKIVATPVDNFKNSENLSVTQDLLSKYPKGKLDAIVAQGPQMYVGAQYARKIGRNEIRFIAGDYSKQVEAAIKSGVLYGTVNQSPVLEGKLGAQYANYWLTGQKDKVKRPNYYIPLPPITKENVDTNPAEWSG, encoded by the coding sequence ATGTCCGCATCCATCCCCGCCCGCCGCACATTCAGACGTGGCCTGGCCGCCGCGACCGCCATCGTGTCGCTGACCGTGCTCACGGCCGCCTGCGGCGACACCGGCAGCAGTAGCACCGCCGCCGACGGCAAGGGCAAGACCTTCACCATCGGTCTCGCCAACGCCGACACCACGATCCCCTTCCTCGCCTCCATGAACTCCGCCTTCGAGGCCGAGGCGAAGCGGCTCGGCATGAAGACGGTCACCCTCAACGGCGGCCTCGACAACGCCAAGCAGGCCGCCAACGTGCAGACCCTGGTGGCCCGCAAGGTGGACCTGATCCTGGTCTGCTCCTCCAGCCCGACCGCCGTCATCCCCGCCATCAAGCAGGCCAACCGCGCCGGCATCCCGGTGATGGCACTCAACGCCCAGCTCAGCCCCGGCGCCGACCTGGTGACGTACATCGGTGCCTCGGACCGCCAGTTTGGACAAGGTGAGGGCAAGCTCATCGTCCAGGCGCTTCCCAAGGGCGGGAAGATCGCAATCACGCTCGGAACGCTCGGCTCCACCCCGCAGGTCGAGCGACTCAAGGGCATCAAGGACGTCCTGAAGAGCCACCCCAACATCAAGATCGTCGCCACCCCGGTCGACAACTTCAAGAACAGCGAAAACCTCTCCGTGACCCAGGACCTCCTCTCGAAGTACCCCAAGGGCAAGCTGGACGCGATCGTCGCCCAAGGCCCCCAGATGTACGTCGGAGCCCAGTACGCACGCAAGATCGGACGCAACGAGATCCGCTTCATCGCCGGCGACTACTCCAAGCAGGTAGAGGCCGCCATCAAGTCCGGCGTCCTCTACGGCACCGTAAACCAGAGCCCCGTCCTGGAAGGCAAGCTCGGTGCCCAGTACGCCAATTACTGGCTGACCGGCCAGAAGGACAAGGTCAAGCGGCCTAACTACTACATCCCGCTGCCACCGATCACCAAGGAGAACGTGGACACCAACCCCGCTGAGTGGAGCGGCTGA
- a CDS encoding sugar ABC transporter ATP-binding protein produces the protein MPSDIRLQLSGVTKRFGPVMVLDHVDFQVRAGQVHGLIGQNGAGKSTLVKTLAGLYPDHGGVITVDGKRATLGSPRQSRAEGIAVIHQEFSLVSEMTIAENILLGQEPGRWRYSRRAVHSRAEALVEKVGIEIGESLDASVGTLSPAIRQRIEIVKALADDVKVLVMDEPTARLSEAERQSLFRVVRELADRGVGLVFISHFLEEVREATDWLTVMRNGKAIASEPTKSLSVVQMAELMLGEKFKQTLDEEVASHHADDQQPVLLEADSVSCGPRLRNVTISLRAGEIMGVAGLVGSGRTRLCRLLSGAEKPTSGRLRLRGKEVTFTTPRKAIAHGVALIPEDRKHQGLSLSAPLTWNLCLMAMHRRLGRWGVVPRGTVRRLSTRLVEELEISPGDIDAHAATLSGGNQQKVVLGKTFAAHPDVLVIDQPTAGVDIGTKAQIHRLLRERADAGAAVLVVSDDLEELYALGDRFHVLRQGRTVWQGTSAEVTHEQLVRLISSGSSQQSA, from the coding sequence ATGCCCAGTGACATCAGGCTTCAGCTCTCGGGCGTAACCAAACGGTTCGGACCTGTCATGGTGCTCGATCACGTCGACTTCCAGGTGCGCGCCGGACAGGTCCACGGACTCATCGGACAGAACGGTGCGGGAAAGTCGACCCTGGTCAAGACACTGGCTGGTCTGTACCCGGACCACGGAGGCGTGATCACCGTCGACGGCAAGCGCGCGACGCTTGGCAGCCCGCGCCAGTCCAGGGCGGAGGGAATCGCTGTCATCCACCAGGAGTTCAGCCTGGTGTCCGAGATGACCATCGCCGAAAACATACTCCTCGGCCAGGAGCCCGGACGGTGGCGCTACAGCCGACGGGCAGTCCACAGCCGGGCCGAGGCCCTGGTCGAGAAGGTCGGCATCGAAATCGGCGAGAGCCTCGACGCGAGCGTCGGCACACTCAGCCCGGCCATCCGGCAGCGCATCGAGATTGTGAAAGCCCTCGCGGACGATGTGAAGGTGCTCGTCATGGACGAGCCGACCGCCCGCCTGTCCGAGGCCGAACGGCAGTCCCTGTTCCGCGTCGTACGCGAACTGGCCGACCGCGGCGTGGGGCTGGTGTTCATCTCCCACTTCCTCGAGGAGGTCCGGGAGGCGACCGACTGGCTCACAGTGATGCGCAACGGCAAGGCCATCGCGTCGGAGCCGACAAAGTCGCTGTCGGTGGTCCAGATGGCCGAGCTGATGCTGGGGGAGAAGTTCAAACAGACCTTGGACGAGGAGGTCGCCTCCCACCACGCCGACGACCAGCAGCCGGTCCTCCTGGAAGCGGATTCGGTCAGCTGCGGACCCCGCCTTCGCAACGTCACGATAAGCCTGCGGGCGGGCGAGATCATGGGCGTGGCCGGTCTCGTCGGCTCCGGCCGGACCAGGCTCTGCCGATTGCTCAGCGGTGCCGAAAAGCCCACCAGCGGACGCCTTCGCCTCCGCGGCAAGGAGGTGACCTTCACAACTCCGCGCAAGGCCATCGCCCACGGCGTGGCACTCATACCGGAGGACCGCAAACACCAAGGACTGAGCCTGTCCGCACCCCTGACATGGAACCTGTGCCTCATGGCCATGCACCGCCGGCTGGGCCGCTGGGGCGTCGTACCACGCGGCACGGTCCGGCGCCTGAGCACCCGCCTCGTCGAGGAACTGGAAATCTCCCCAGGCGACATCGACGCCCACGCCGCGACACTCAGCGGCGGCAACCAGCAGAAGGTCGTCCTCGGCAAGACGTTCGCCGCCCATCCCGACGTGCTCGTCATCGACCAGCCCACCGCTGGCGTCGACATCGGCACAAAGGCACAGATCCACCGTCTGCTACGGGAGCGCGCCGACGCCGGCGCCGCCGTCCTCGTCGTCTCGGACGACTTGGAAGAGTTGTACGCGCTCGGCGACCGCTTCCACGTCCTACGGCAAGGACGAACCGTCTGGCAGGGCACCTCTGCCGAGGTCACCCACGAGCAGCTTGTTCGGCTCATCTCCTCCGGTTCGTCGCAGCAAAGCGCCTGA
- a CDS encoding DUF4241 domain-containing protein, whose amino-acid sequence MPTGCVWGGDPLTAAAYRTRPFAMGVNPGRYRVIAIMADNAVRGPSWQMPDALQLVVCDEAVASWKPAQWSGLKPPGIEEVLNGYPVESWSGALLRRTGGDEPNKLLVGDLGRGALPDGSSLP is encoded by the coding sequence ATGCCCACCGGGTGCGTGTGGGGCGGTGATCCGCTGACGGCAGCTGCCTACCGAACGAGGCCGTTCGCTATGGGCGTCAACCCTGGTCGCTACAGAGTCATCGCCATCATGGCGGACAATGCTGTTCGTGGCCCATCGTGGCAGATGCCCGATGCACTTCAACTCGTGGTCTGTGACGAAGCGGTGGCTAGCTGGAAACCCGCGCAGTGGTCGGGCCTCAAGCCCCCTGGGATTGAGGAGGTGCTCAACGGCTACCCGGTCGAGAGTTGGTCAGGCGCTTTGCTGCGACGAACCGGAGGAGATGAGCCGAACAAGCTGCTCGTGGGTGACCTCGGCAGAGGTGCCCTGCCAGACGGTTCGTCCTTGCCGTAG
- a CDS encoding transposase family protein, with amino-acid sequence MLVYPSSIDLSSRTLRFLTGQLAIRRGEIGTRWRRLSAGRQALLALAHLRCGDTYAQLAAGFGIGVATVYRYIREAVEVLAALAPTLAEVMKTIRAKAFVILDGTLLPIHRIAADTPYYSRKHKRHGMNVQVLADPFGRLLWACPALPGSTHDLTAARQHGIIENLADAGLKCWADKAYQGADGTVRVPFRGRRLKRWKRRHNSSHAKIRCLGEQAMATLKGWRLLRKLRCSTNRITDIVKAVLALHHASS; translated from the coding sequence GTGCTTGTCTACCCGTCCTCGATTGATCTGTCCAGCCGCACCCTGCGATTCCTGACCGGACAACTGGCCATCCGGCGAGGGGAGATCGGGACGCGGTGGCGGCGCTTGTCGGCCGGGCGTCAGGCCCTGCTGGCCTTGGCCCACCTGCGGTGCGGCGACACATACGCCCAGCTCGCCGCCGGGTTCGGCATCGGAGTCGCGACCGTGTACCGCTACATCCGCGAGGCCGTCGAGGTGCTGGCCGCCCTCGCCCCGACCCTGGCCGAGGTCATGAAGACGATCCGGGCGAAGGCATTCGTCATCCTCGACGGCACCCTGCTGCCGATCCACCGCATCGCCGCCGACACCCCGTACTACTCGAGGAAGCACAAGCGACACGGCATGAACGTCCAGGTCCTGGCCGATCCTTTCGGACGCCTGCTGTGGGCCTGCCCGGCGCTGCCCGGCTCGACTCACGATCTGACCGCTGCCCGGCAGCACGGGATCATCGAGAACCTCGCTGATGCGGGGCTCAAGTGCTGGGCGGACAAGGCGTACCAAGGAGCCGACGGGACCGTTCGGGTACCGTTCCGGGGCCGCCGTCTCAAGCGATGGAAGCGCCGTCACAACAGCAGCCACGCCAAGATCCGTTGCCTCGGCGAGCAGGCCATGGCCACCCTGAAGGGCTGGCGACTGCTCCGAAAGCTCCGATGCAGCACCAACCGCATCACCGACATCGTGAAGGCCGTCCTCGCCCTTCACCACGCCTCAAGCTGA
- a CDS encoding lipase: MVLFGATLVPVLAAGPATAKAAPTAAPVRLTLPGPGGPYRRRIGTRSLHLVDRSRPDPWGSGRRYREIMVQLWYPARDTEGRPRAPWMSPGAAAHYRKATGIPEDAVRLPVTHGHPGAPPDTCRGPLPVVVYSPGFGQDRTSSTALVEELASHGYAVVTIDHTYDASEVEFPDGRVETGNIPLAGNEIDDPVIVKALEVRVADTRFVLDRLAGIGRGAFDLSRAGIFGHSLGGATAVALMGRDRRIRAGVNMDGSVTGSVSAAGVDLPFLLMGAAQEDDGTWEALWPHLRGWRRELRLTGSRHASFTDLSVLLPQAAPALGISPEQVTAVLGPLDGQRAITVERAYLRAFFDLHLRDARPAILTGPCARYPEMRFIRP; this comes from the coding sequence ATGGTGCTGTTCGGGGCCACGCTCGTGCCGGTTCTGGCGGCCGGCCCGGCCACCGCCAAGGCCGCCCCCACCGCCGCTCCAGTGCGGCTCACGCTGCCCGGCCCGGGCGGGCCGTACCGGCGGCGGATCGGCACACGTTCGCTTCACCTGGTCGACCGGTCCCGGCCGGACCCCTGGGGGTCCGGCCGCCGCTACCGGGAGATCATGGTCCAACTCTGGTACCCGGCCCGGGACACCGAGGGGCGACCGAGGGCACCATGGATGTCGCCCGGGGCCGCCGCGCACTACCGGAAGGCCACCGGGATCCCCGAGGACGCGGTGCGGCTCCCGGTGACCCACGGACATCCGGGCGCCCCGCCAGACACCTGCCGCGGGCCCCTGCCGGTCGTGGTGTACTCGCCCGGCTTCGGGCAGGACCGCACCTCCAGCACCGCCCTGGTGGAGGAGCTGGCAAGCCACGGTTACGCGGTGGTCACCATCGACCACACCTATGACGCATCCGAGGTGGAGTTCCCGGACGGCCGAGTGGAGACCGGCAACATCCCCCTGGCCGGGAACGAGATTGACGACCCGGTGATCGTCAAGGCACTGGAGGTACGGGTGGCCGACACCCGGTTCGTACTGGACCGGCTGGCCGGGATCGGACGGGGAGCGTTCGATCTGTCGCGGGCCGGGATATTCGGGCATTCCCTGGGCGGGGCGACCGCCGTGGCACTGATGGGGCGCGACCGCCGCATCCGGGCGGGGGTCAACATGGACGGCTCGGTCACCGGATCCGTCAGCGCCGCCGGGGTGGACCTGCCCTTCCTGCTGATGGGCGCGGCCCAGGAGGACGACGGCACCTGGGAAGCGCTCTGGCCCCACCTCCGCGGCTGGCGGCGGGAGCTACGGCTGACCGGCTCCCGGCACGCCTCCTTCACCGACCTGTCGGTGCTGCTGCCGCAGGCGGCGCCCGCGCTGGGGATCAGCCCGGAGCAGGTCACCGCGGTGCTCGGGCCGCTCGACGGGCAGCGGGCCATTACCGTGGAGCGCGCCTATCTGCGGGCCTTCTTCGATCTGCACCTGCGCGACGCCCGGCCCGCCATCCTGACCGGACCCTGCGCCCGCTATCCGGAGATGCGGTTCATTCGCCCGTAG
- a CDS encoding transposase family protein, whose translation MLVYPSSIDLSSRTLRFLTGQLAIRRGEIGTRWRRLSAGRQALLALAHLRCGDTYAQLAAGFGIGVATVYRYIREAVEVLAALAPTLAEVMKTIRAKAFVILDGTLLPIHRIAADTPYYSRKHKRHGMNVQVLADPFGRLLWACPALPGSTHDLTAARQHGIIENLADAGLKCWADKAYQGAGGTVRVPFRGRRLKRWKRRHNSSHAKIRCLGEQAMATLKGWRLLRKLRCSTNRITDIVKAVLALHHASS comes from the coding sequence GTGCTTGTCTACCCGTCCTCGATTGATCTGTCCAGCCGCACCCTGCGATTCCTGACCGGACAACTGGCCATCCGGCGAGGGGAGATCGGGACGCGGTGGCGGCGCTTGTCGGCCGGGCGTCAGGCCCTGCTGGCCTTGGCCCACCTGCGGTGCGGCGACACATACGCCCAGCTCGCCGCCGGGTTCGGCATCGGAGTCGCGACCGTGTACCGCTACATCCGCGAGGCCGTCGAGGTGCTGGCCGCCCTCGCCCCGACCCTGGCCGAGGTCATGAAGACGATCCGGGCGAAGGCATTCGTCATCCTCGACGGCACCCTGCTGCCGATCCACCGCATCGCCGCCGACACCCCGTACTACTCGAGGAAGCACAAGCGACACGGCATGAACGTCCAGGTCCTGGCCGATCCTTTCGGACGCCTGCTGTGGGCCTGCCCGGCGCTGCCCGGCTCGACTCACGATCTGACCGCTGCCCGGCAGCACGGGATCATCGAGAACCTCGCTGATGCGGGGCTCAAGTGCTGGGCGGACAAGGCGTACCAAGGAGCCGGCGGGACCGTTCGGGTACCGTTCCGGGGCCGCCGTCTCAAGCGATGGAAGCGCCGTCACAACAGCAGCCACGCCAAGATCCGTTGCCTCGGCGAGCAGGCCATGGCCACCCTGAAGGGCTGGCGACTGCTCCGAAAGCTCCGATGCAGCACCAACCGCATCACCGACATCGTGAAGGCCGTCCTCGCCCTTCACCACGCCTCAAGCTGA
- a CDS encoding Gfo/Idh/MocA family protein produces MKVAVLSFAHVHAATYIELLRDRRDIELITTDPDAPPGDPTRGKALADQLGITYMAGYEEVFAERPRAVIVTTENTRHRQLVEQAAAAGAHILCEKPLATTEHDARAMIEACEQAGVSLMTAYPVRFHPAFTALRHALADGSLGSLISVHGVNNSRPPGPARPWFADPALAGGGAIMDHTLHIADLLDVLLDGEQPTQVYAIANTLLTPNDEDEPKVESAGLLTLTYARGLVATIDCSWSHPSSHPTWGGLTLTCVGQRALAEFDAFPPLLDGYDTTQATTRWEPAAIDLDAAMLDSFLTAARTTQRAHPDGETGLRTLQTVLAAYESLGTSQPVLVAGAA; encoded by the coding sequence ATGAAGGTCGCCGTCCTGTCCTTCGCCCATGTTCACGCAGCAACGTACATAGAGCTGCTGCGCGACCGTCGCGACATCGAGCTCATCACTACCGACCCCGACGCCCCGCCCGGCGACCCGACGCGAGGCAAGGCCCTTGCCGACCAACTCGGCATCACCTACATGGCCGGCTACGAGGAGGTCTTCGCCGAGCGCCCCCGAGCCGTCATCGTCACCACCGAAAACACCCGGCACCGGCAGCTCGTCGAACAAGCCGCCGCAGCAGGCGCACACATCCTGTGCGAGAAACCACTGGCCACCACCGAACACGACGCACGCGCCATGATCGAAGCCTGTGAGCAGGCAGGGGTCAGCCTCATGACCGCATACCCCGTTCGCTTCCACCCGGCATTCACGGCACTGCGCCACGCCCTCGCCGACGGCTCGCTCGGATCCCTCATCAGCGTCCACGGCGTCAACAACTCCCGTCCTCCCGGCCCGGCACGCCCCTGGTTCGCCGATCCCGCCCTCGCAGGAGGCGGCGCCATCATGGACCACACCCTGCACATCGCAGACCTTCTGGACGTCCTCCTCGACGGCGAGCAGCCCACACAGGTCTACGCCATCGCCAACACCCTTCTCACGCCGAACGACGAAGACGAACCGAAGGTGGAATCCGCCGGCCTCCTCACCCTCACCTACGCCCGCGGGCTCGTCGCCACCATCGACTGCAGCTGGAGCCACCCGTCCTCCCACCCCACCTGGGGCGGCCTCACTCTCACCTGCGTCGGACAGCGCGCCCTCGCCGAGTTCGACGCCTTCCCGCCACTCCTCGACGGCTACGACACCACCCAAGCCACCACCCGCTGGGAGCCCGCCGCCATCGACCTCGACGCCGCCATGCTCGACAGCTTCCTCACCGCCGCCCGCACCACCCAACGCGCCCACCCCGACGGCGAGACCGGACTGCGCACCCTCCAAACTGTCCTGGCCGCCTACGAATCCCTGGGTACGAGCCAGCCCGTGCTTGTGGCCGGTGCAGCCTGA
- a CDS encoding Gfo/Idh/MocA family protein — MRRLDVAMIGAGFIARTHLPVWIALGARVRVFSTDGQAARIAAEFGITEAATLEEALEWATVVDICTPTPTHRDIALAAFAAGADVLCEKPLALTPAAALEMTYAAEKAGRQLYPGHVVRFFPAYVRLREAINSGALGRVAVARFTRTGRYPTWSAWFADTALSGGIVTDQMLHDMDIARWLFGEVVTIHATQRGHLTAPAPEGAVATGSATLTHASGVISQVLGVWAPPDTPFRYTFHVAGSNGTLTHDSLAHPSLRLIGKAGAEADGVPSGDFGEDPFATQIREFAAAFQGGPAPRVSALDGVAAVRIAAAARQSAATGRGVAVEETSWQQLMEGNHR, encoded by the coding sequence ATGAGAAGACTCGACGTGGCCATGATCGGTGCCGGTTTCATCGCGCGGACCCACTTGCCGGTTTGGATCGCCCTCGGGGCACGAGTGCGCGTCTTTTCGACCGATGGCCAGGCCGCGCGTATTGCCGCAGAGTTCGGGATCACCGAGGCCGCCACCCTCGAAGAGGCGCTGGAGTGGGCCACGGTCGTTGACATCTGCACACCCACCCCCACCCATCGCGACATCGCTCTGGCCGCCTTCGCGGCGGGGGCGGACGTGCTGTGCGAGAAACCGCTCGCGCTCACCCCGGCTGCTGCTCTGGAGATGACGTACGCCGCAGAGAAGGCAGGTCGTCAGCTGTACCCCGGACACGTCGTACGGTTCTTCCCCGCCTACGTCCGGCTCCGCGAGGCCATCAACTCCGGCGCGCTCGGCCGCGTTGCGGTGGCCCGCTTCACCCGCACCGGCCGCTATCCGACATGGAGTGCCTGGTTCGCGGACACCGCGCTCTCCGGCGGCATCGTGACCGACCAGATGCTCCACGACATGGACATCGCCAGGTGGCTCTTCGGGGAAGTCGTCACCATCCACGCCACCCAGCGCGGCCACCTCACCGCCCCCGCACCCGAGGGGGCCGTGGCCACCGGCAGCGCAACCCTCACCCACGCTTCCGGCGTCATCTCCCAGGTCCTGGGCGTCTGGGCGCCACCGGACACGCCGTTCCGCTACACCTTCCATGTCGCCGGCTCCAACGGCACCCTCACCCACGACTCCCTCGCCCACCCGTCGCTGCGCCTGATCGGCAAAGCCGGCGCCGAAGCCGACGGCGTTCCCAGCGGCGACTTCGGTGAGGACCCGTTCGCCACTCAGATCCGCGAGTTCGCGGCCGCGTTCCAGGGCGGCCCCGCCCCCCGTGTCAGCGCCTTGGATGGTGTGGCAGCCGTTCGTATCGCCGCTGCCGCTCGCCAGTCCGCAGCGACCGGCCGGGGCGTTGCGGTCGAAGAAACGTCTTGGCAGCAGCTCATGGAAGGAAACCACCGATGA
- a CDS encoding HAD family phosphatase produces MTAADFGLGRRSGPACEAVLMDLDGTLVFSEDVHRRAWQAFFETWGVAVTDADYEQHYMGRRPSDVIAGVPGPWTGTDAAAAVATMTAFTLEHAGSVKVVPGAAALIRQLRVKYPISVVTSAGAQWAQYLLKDVLDVRDLVDVVIASEEITCGKPSPEGYLRACAALRARPEQCLAFEDSPSGIRALVAAGVRDIVGVTTTTTAADLTRAGARWTVPDLTPRRLQHIRTSISAKTAARGSNDQEVDG; encoded by the coding sequence GTGACGGCCGCCGACTTCGGCCTCGGACGGAGGTCCGGCCCGGCGTGCGAGGCGGTCCTCATGGACCTGGACGGCACCCTGGTGTTCAGCGAGGACGTGCACCGGCGTGCCTGGCAGGCATTCTTCGAAACGTGGGGGGTGGCCGTAACCGACGCCGACTACGAGCAGCACTACATGGGACGACGCCCCAGCGACGTCATCGCGGGCGTGCCGGGGCCCTGGACGGGGACAGACGCGGCCGCCGCTGTCGCCACCATGACCGCCTTCACACTGGAACATGCCGGCAGCGTGAAGGTCGTGCCCGGCGCCGCCGCTCTCATCCGACAGCTGCGTGTGAAGTACCCCATATCCGTCGTCACCAGCGCCGGAGCCCAGTGGGCCCAGTACCTGCTCAAAGACGTCCTCGACGTGCGCGACCTGGTCGATGTGGTCATCGCCTCGGAGGAGATCACCTGCGGCAAGCCGTCGCCCGAGGGCTACTTGAGAGCCTGCGCAGCGCTGCGGGCGCGGCCTGAACAGTGCCTCGCCTTCGAGGATTCGCCGTCGGGAATCCGCGCTCTCGTCGCTGCCGGTGTGCGGGACATCGTCGGCGTCACGACGACCACCACCGCAGCTGATCTCACCCGCGCCGGAGCGCGCTGGACGGTTCCCGATCTCACCCCCCGGCGCCTACAGCACATACGCACCTCCATCAGCGCGAAGACGGCGGCCCGGGGGAGCAACGACCAGGAGGTTGACGGATGA
- a CDS encoding PTS glucose transporter subunit IIA, whose amino-acid sequence MSKARLIVEGLGGADNIADIEACIPMLRTEVNETDAVDVNALTGVLVHAGVGTVRLNGEGFRTRAGNGEQVEVGQAVITFDPAAVRAHGLPAIRPVVVLGSRPGPAQPPVVTGLIQAGALMFSWAAS is encoded by the coding sequence GTGTCCAAAGCGCGGCTGATCGTCGAGGGGCTCGGCGGGGCCGACAACATCGCCGACATCGAGGCCTGCATCCCCATGCTCCGCACCGAGGTGAACGAAACGGACGCCGTCGACGTCAATGCCCTCACAGGCGTTCTGGTGCACGCGGGCGTCGGCACCGTGCGACTGAACGGGGAAGGCTTTCGCACGCGTGCAGGGAACGGAGAGCAGGTCGAGGTCGGCCAGGCCGTGATCACCTTCGACCCTGCTGCGGTTCGAGCACACGGCCTGCCCGCGATACGCCCTGTCGTCGTGCTCGGCTCCCGGCCCGGACCCGCGCAACCGCCGGTTGTTACCGGCCTGATCCAGGCCGGAGCGCTCATGTTCAGCTGGGCCGCGTCGTGA
- a CDS encoding GntR family transcriptional regulator — protein sequence MAAQQIVAKGMVPKHAQLRAILVDMCTNQLSPGDALPSERQLCLDHGVSRVTVREALGQLVTDGLAVRVHGRGTFVAERAYRSELRLASFHEDMRRLGLEPGTVVLSISQDTPSPASATALQMSEKQKAWHVRRLRLADGTPISIDDAWYSADLLPELDRVDFTSSIYETLATRFGFPVDRAEQTVGAGPASSETAALLGIRKDASVMTFDRIAYSGGQPIEHAYSWFRADRYQLHMTLTDR from the coding sequence ATGGCTGCACAGCAGATTGTCGCCAAGGGCATGGTGCCCAAGCACGCACAGCTCCGCGCGATCCTGGTCGACATGTGCACCAATCAACTGTCACCCGGCGACGCACTGCCCAGTGAGCGCCAGCTGTGCCTCGACCACGGGGTCAGCCGCGTAACGGTGCGCGAAGCGCTCGGCCAGCTCGTGACTGACGGCCTGGCCGTCCGCGTTCACGGGCGCGGGACCTTCGTGGCCGAGCGGGCGTACCGTTCAGAACTGCGTCTGGCCTCGTTCCATGAGGACATGCGCCGCCTCGGCCTGGAGCCGGGCACTGTCGTCCTGTCCATCAGCCAGGACACCCCCTCCCCCGCCTCCGCCACGGCGCTACAGATGAGCGAGAAGCAGAAGGCATGGCACGTCCGCCGCCTCCGGCTGGCCGACGGGACGCCCATCTCCATCGACGACGCGTGGTACAGCGCCGATCTCTTGCCGGAGCTGGACCGCGTGGACTTCACGAGCTCGATCTACGAAACCCTGGCCACACGCTTCGGATTTCCCGTCGACCGCGCGGAGCAGACAGTCGGGGCCGGGCCGGCCTCATCAGAGACGGCCGCACTGCTGGGCATTCGCAAAGACGCTTCCGTCATGACCTTCGACCGGATCGCCTACAGCGGCGGCCAGCCCATTGAGCACGCGTACTCGTGGTTCCGCGCCGACCGGTACCAGCTGCACATGACGCTCACTGACCGATGA